A section of the Amblyomma americanum isolate KBUSLIRL-KWMA chromosome 2, ASM5285725v1, whole genome shotgun sequence genome encodes:
- the LOC144121395 gene encoding uncharacterized protein LOC144121395 gives MIRACIVLALATSAFAGYVGSYGGYGLGYGLGYGYGHGLGYGLSTYGLGHGLGFGYSGLGLGYSYAPAASYAVAAPAVHRTVATYHAAPAVTAVHAAPAVATYHAAPAVTAVHAAPAVATYAAAPAVATVAHAAPVATYAAVHHAPAVATVAHAVPALASYHAAPVYGYGIGTLGYGVGHYGYGHGLLGYGLNYGYGLGNPLSYATLLRKKK, from the exons ATG ATCCGTGCTTGCATTGTCCTGGCTCTGGCCACCAGCGCCTTCGCTGGCTACGTTGGTAGCTACGGCGGCTACGGCCTTGGCTACGGTCTCGGCTACGGCTACGGTCACGGCCTTGGCTATGGCCTGTCCACCTACGGTCTCGGCCACGGTCTTGGCTTCGGCTACTCCGGTCTCGGCCTTGGCTACAGCTACGCTCCAGCTGCCAGCTACGCCGTTGCTGCCCCAGCTGTTCACCGCACCGTCGCCACCTaccacgctgccccagccgtgACCGCTGTTCACGCCGCCCCAGCCGTCGCCACCTaccacgctgccccagccgtgACAGCTGTTCACGCCGCCCCAGCCGTCGCcacctacgccgctgccccagccgTGGCCACCGTTGCCCACGCTGCTCCAGTCGCCACTTACGCCGCTGTTCACCACgccccagctgtggccaccgttgcCCACGCTGTCCCAGCCCTCGCCTCCTACCACGCCGCCCCAGTTTATGGCTACGGTATTGGCACCCTCGGCTACGGTGTTGGACACTACGGCTACGGCCACGGTCTCCTCGGCTACGGCCTGAACTACGGCTACGGTCTCGGCAACCCACTCAGCTACGCCACCCTCCTCCGCAAGAAGAAGT aA